One genomic region from Enterobacter hormaechei ATCC 49162 encodes:
- a CDS encoding ArsR/SmtB family transcription factor — MTITIRGQILAALRNNPGLNSGRIATMIGMTTKKISGPLSTLFADGLIEFEGKHGQRLYRLTSYGMKYAPETIPAMPNGNSKLVQRTETNVICQECRNSAAMKRVLMVWGRVGV; from the coding sequence ATGACCATAACAATTCGTGGGCAGATTCTTGCAGCCCTACGTAATAACCCGGGCCTGAACAGTGGGCGTATTGCCACCATGATCGGCATGACCACCAAAAAGATTTCCGGCCCGTTAAGCACGTTGTTTGCAGACGGCCTGATCGAGTTCGAAGGCAAGCATGGCCAGCGGCTGTATCGGCTGACCAGCTACGGCATGAAGTACGCACCGGAAACCATACCGGCGATGCCAAACGGAAATTCGAAGCTGGTGCAGCGCACAGAGACAAACGTGATCTGCCAGGAGTGCCGAAACAGCGCGGCGATGAAGCGAGTATTGATGGTTTGGGGGAGAGTAGGGGTATGA
- a CDS encoding ATP-binding protein, translated as MGEGLIMTLDEKINQLEKRIAELSQPPVQHEDIELTISTENCETHGPFECRTRHFLNSVVKIPPRPSCCPECLKEELGRLQAERISINEAARKRNIERLLDGLSIPARFESCSLENYEPVNEEAKRALKVCQAYASRWPERLQKGGGLVMCGKPGTGKNHLALAIARHAITEHQSSAVFTTALKIAREYKSTWSKGSSRTEDEVIRYFTKPDLLIIDEVGVQFGSDAEKLIMFEIINTRYERMKPTILISNQTREELAAFIGERVLDRMSDGGGCTLSFTWDSYRSKGAA; from the coding sequence ATGGGCGAGGGACTGATCATGACGCTGGATGAAAAAATCAATCAACTTGAGAAACGCATTGCTGAGCTGAGCCAGCCGCCAGTTCAGCATGAAGATATCGAGCTAACTATCAGCACCGAGAACTGCGAAACGCATGGCCCCTTTGAATGCAGGACCAGGCATTTCTTAAACTCAGTCGTGAAAATTCCCCCGCGCCCAAGCTGCTGCCCTGAATGCCTCAAAGAGGAGTTAGGCCGCTTGCAGGCGGAAAGAATTAGCATCAACGAAGCAGCCCGCAAAAGAAACATCGAGCGCCTGCTGGATGGACTGAGCATCCCGGCCAGGTTTGAATCCTGTTCACTGGAGAATTATGAACCGGTGAACGAAGAAGCGAAACGCGCCCTGAAGGTCTGTCAGGCATACGCCAGTCGCTGGCCTGAGCGTTTGCAGAAGGGTGGCGGCCTGGTGATGTGTGGCAAGCCTGGAACTGGCAAGAACCACCTCGCATTGGCTATCGCCCGGCATGCAATCACCGAGCACCAAAGCTCAGCTGTGTTCACCACCGCGCTGAAAATTGCCAGGGAGTACAAGTCAACCTGGTCGAAGGGGTCAAGCCGTACTGAAGACGAAGTTATCCGTTACTTCACGAAGCCCGACCTGCTGATTATCGATGAGGTCGGCGTGCAGTTCGGAAGCGACGCCGAGAAGTTGATCATGTTCGAAATCATCAACACCCGTTATGAGCGGATGAAGCCAACCATCCTGATCAGCAACCAGACCCGGGAAGAACTGGCTGCATTCATCGGCGAACGCGTTCTTGATCGCATGAGCGATGGCGGCGGGTGCACTCTGTCATTCACGTGGGATTCTTACCGTTCTAAGGGGGCAGCATGA
- a CDS encoding replication protein, with amino-acid sequence MSNTAEILNFPAVVSGIQEQRVADTDDGYTRLANELYEELIGANLTKNQAKVAHAVCRKTYGFNKKMDRIADSQLSELTRLPRQKVNAAKNELIAMNVLVSDGMLIGPNKNLSEWVIPGTKPAPKCHHSSDCHHGSDSVPTVVTKSVTKTVTTLSPKWGHTKDTITKDNKDNINKPPKSPKPASFDPAGVDLPEWLSVSVWKSWVDYRRDLKKPIKSQQTVTQAINLLERCKCSGYQPEEIINQSIANGWQGLFEPKTAKQPPRAQSRVSENFAGKDYGQTEIPAWARD; translated from the coding sequence ATGTCAAACACCGCAGAAATTCTCAACTTTCCCGCTGTAGTTTCGGGAATACAGGAGCAACGCGTGGCCGATACAGACGATGGGTACACCCGTCTGGCAAACGAGTTGTATGAGGAGCTTATCGGCGCGAACCTGACCAAAAATCAGGCCAAGGTAGCTCATGCTGTTTGCCGCAAAACCTATGGGTTCAACAAGAAGATGGACCGCATAGCAGACTCACAACTTTCTGAGCTGACCAGACTACCTCGCCAGAAGGTTAACGCTGCCAAAAACGAACTCATTGCGATGAATGTTTTGGTGTCCGACGGCATGCTGATCGGGCCCAACAAAAACCTGAGTGAATGGGTAATTCCGGGCACTAAGCCTGCGCCAAAATGTCACCATAGTAGTGACTGTCACCATGGTAGTGACAGTGTCCCTACGGTGGTGACAAAAAGTGTCACCAAAACAGTGACAACCCTGTCACCAAAATGGGGACACACAAAAGACACTATTACAAAAGACAATAAAGACAATATTAATAAACCCCCTAAATCCCCCAAACCGGCTTCGTTCGATCCGGCTGGTGTTGACCTTCCTGAATGGCTGTCAGTTTCAGTCTGGAAGTCATGGGTCGATTATCGTCGCGACCTGAAGAAACCGATTAAGTCTCAGCAGACGGTAACCCAGGCCATCAACCTGCTTGAGCGTTGCAAGTGCAGCGGATACCAGCCTGAAGAAATCATCAACCAGAGCATCGCGAATGGCTGGCAGGGTTTGTTTGAGCCAAAGACAGCCAAGCAGCCGCCTCGCGCGCAGTCTCGCGTATCTGAGAACTTTGCTGGCAAAGACTACGGCCAGACTGAAATTCCTGCATGGGCGAGGGACTGA
- a CDS encoding toxin YdaT family protein, which yields MHSLAYQHNTGIHPGAMINRAQAKAAPDHEKIRDAVRAWSSALDNQDVVSALIINEYREQGGTAISFPEDISRARQKLFRFLDNRFDSEQYRENVRQLTPAIMAVLPVEYRTRLIGADCKMSRLAEAEKELAEAKQAVLLDAPEHQKLKEVSEGIASLFRLMPEQVGPLMTMVTSMLGVI from the coding sequence ATGCATTCACTTGCGTATCAACACAATACCGGAATCCACCCGGGAGCGATGATAAACCGCGCTCAAGCTAAAGCGGCGCCAGACCACGAAAAGATCCGCGATGCGGTCCGGGCATGGTCGTCGGCGCTGGACAATCAGGACGTCGTTTCGGCGCTGATCATCAACGAATACCGGGAGCAGGGCGGTACCGCCATCAGCTTTCCGGAAGACATCAGCCGGGCGCGCCAGAAACTGTTTCGCTTCCTGGATAATCGCTTCGACTCCGAGCAGTACCGCGAGAACGTGCGCCAGCTGACGCCCGCAATCATGGCCGTGCTGCCTGTTGAGTATCGCACTCGCCTTATCGGTGCCGATTGCAAAATGTCTCGTCTGGCTGAAGCCGAGAAAGAACTCGCTGAGGCTAAACAGGCCGTGCTGCTGGACGCTCCAGAGCATCAGAAGCTGAAAGAGGTAAGCGAGGGTATAGCGTCGCTGTTCCGCCTCATGCCGGAGCAGGTAGGACCGCTGATGACGATGGTTACATCGATGCTGGGGGTTATATGA
- a CDS encoding helix-turn-helix domain-containing protein — translation MNNIANERKKLGITQSELAGSCGWNQSRLANYEAGIRAPDLDSCRRLVDAMNKLGSNTSLDALFPPKNNAA, via the coding sequence ATGAACAATATCGCCAACGAACGTAAGAAGCTTGGCATCACTCAATCAGAGTTAGCAGGTTCGTGCGGCTGGAACCAGTCCCGCCTTGCTAACTATGAAGCTGGCATACGAGCACCAGACCTGGATTCGTGCCGCCGCCTGGTTGATGCGATGAATAAGCTGGGGAGCAATACATCTCTCGATGCGTTGTTCCCACCAAAAAATAATGCCGCCTGA
- a CDS encoding LexA family protein gives MRMNRIEDIAGRIKRLREDKGLSQKALAELCGWASQSRIGNYESGTRSVSVDDATVIAKALGVAPAELLFGDDYKGPYKPGDKYPVISKVQAGAWCEAVEPYTLKDIDLWLESDAHIQGEAFWLQVDGDSMTAPAGLSIPEGTFVLFDTGREAINGSLVIAKLSDSNEATFKKLVIDGGQKYLKGLNPQWPLVPINGNCRIIGVAVETKLRLV, from the coding sequence ATGAGAATGAATAGAATCGAAGATATAGCGGGCCGCATTAAGCGACTTCGCGAAGATAAAGGGCTGTCACAAAAGGCTCTCGCAGAGCTTTGCGGGTGGGCCTCGCAGTCACGCATAGGGAATTACGAATCAGGCACCAGGAGCGTTAGCGTTGATGATGCAACTGTAATAGCTAAGGCGCTGGGGGTTGCGCCTGCCGAGCTGCTTTTTGGCGATGACTACAAAGGCCCTTACAAGCCAGGTGATAAATACCCAGTTATAAGCAAGGTGCAGGCAGGAGCATGGTGCGAAGCTGTTGAGCCGTACACCCTTAAAGATATCGACCTTTGGCTTGAATCAGATGCTCACATTCAGGGGGAGGCGTTCTGGCTGCAGGTTGATGGTGACTCAATGACGGCGCCAGCTGGCTTGAGCATTCCTGAAGGAACCTTTGTCCTCTTCGATACTGGTCGGGAGGCGATCAACGGAAGCTTGGTAATAGCAAAGCTATCCGATTCTAACGAGGCGACTTTTAAGAAGCTGGTGATCGATGGTGGGCAGAAGTACCTGAAGGGCCTTAACCCGCAATGGCCACTCGTGCCGATTAATGGTAACTGCCGGATTATTGGGGTTGCTGTAGAGACAAAGTTGCGTTTAGTTTAA
- a CDS encoding type II toxin-antitoxin system MqsA family antitoxin gives MKRYSLCPICGDEGLHETKTKILREFEGFKKEVPFHASVCESCGSETLTVQQAKFNKRQMTDFYREADGLLTGGQIKAIREDLHLTQSEAAIIFGGGKNAFTKYENGDVTQSFALDKLLRTAYSVPAAFEFLRKGCPAVTTVEYTNRTTELEMIKTYLVSKTGHLKYAKSPAEDSVKVVIQNYVSEPTQHNTWHMIETIALGSKL, from the coding sequence ATGAAACGTTATTCACTCTGCCCAATATGCGGGGATGAAGGGTTGCATGAAACGAAAACCAAAATCCTCAGGGAGTTTGAGGGTTTTAAAAAAGAGGTCCCGTTCCATGCATCTGTTTGCGAATCATGTGGCTCAGAAACTCTGACAGTTCAGCAGGCAAAATTTAACAAACGCCAGATGACTGATTTTTATCGAGAAGCTGATGGATTGCTTACAGGCGGTCAGATAAAGGCAATCAGAGAGGATTTACATCTTACCCAATCTGAAGCAGCAATCATTTTTGGTGGGGGCAAAAACGCGTTTACTAAATATGAAAATGGTGACGTTACGCAATCATTTGCGCTGGATAAGCTTTTAAGAACGGCTTACTCGGTTCCCGCTGCTTTTGAGTTTCTCCGTAAAGGTTGTCCAGCCGTAACCACCGTAGAGTATACCAATCGCACTACCGAGTTAGAGATGATCAAGACTTATCTTGTTTCAAAAACTGGTCACCTTAAATACGCGAAAAGTCCTGCTGAAGATTCGGTAAAAGTCGTCATCCAGAATTATGTGTCTGAACCAACTCAGCATAATACTTGGCATATGATTGAAACGATTGCCTTAGGTAGTAAATTATGA
- a CDS encoding HNH endonuclease signature motif containing protein, which produces MNWSNYFTYDPKLGLLRWKQRPADIDDSAAKIRSWNKRYAGKEAGTTRTDGYIAVEIVFLKRKIKAHRIIWEMHNGPIPDGLVIDHINRNRSDNRLENIRVVTRRDNFLNSERFDGKPIPPIKTDEHRTFKKQRTHAKGTSKLKLSRPKPWSAKIWVDGRNVSLGYYATESEASAAYQAAVAKYRNN; this is translated from the coding sequence ATGAATTGGTCAAACTACTTTACTTACGATCCAAAGCTCGGCCTGCTGCGATGGAAGCAAAGACCTGCTGATATAGATGACTCAGCAGCAAAAATCAGATCGTGGAATAAGCGATACGCAGGCAAGGAAGCCGGAACTACGAGAACCGATGGATATATCGCTGTTGAGATCGTTTTCCTTAAGCGAAAAATAAAAGCCCACAGAATTATATGGGAGATGCACAACGGTCCTATTCCTGACGGACTCGTAATTGACCATATAAACCGTAACCGATCTGATAACAGGCTTGAAAATATCCGGGTGGTCACGCGTCGAGATAACTTTCTGAACTCGGAAAGATTCGACGGAAAGCCGATTCCGCCAATCAAAACAGACGAACATCGGACCTTCAAAAAGCAGAGAACTCACGCCAAAGGCACGAGCAAGTTGAAGCTTAGCCGTCCCAAACCATGGTCGGCAAAGATATGGGTTGATGGCCGCAACGTTTCACTCGGCTATTACGCGACAGAATCTGAAGCGAGCGCTGCTTATCAAGCGGCAGTCGCCAAGTATCGAAACAACTAA
- a CDS encoding cell division protein FtsZ has protein sequence MINHYGTTPLIRQCVTPGMMAMHEGRTYRVSAVIQERKWVYLHTDAEIIRLSDCVIDVLLDGHGNPIQH, from the coding sequence ATGATCAACCACTACGGCACTACCCCGCTCATTCGCCAGTGCGTCACGCCCGGCATGATGGCAATGCATGAAGGCCGAACCTATCGCGTCTCAGCAGTCATTCAGGAGCGCAAATGGGTATACCTGCACACCGATGCAGAAATCATCCGTCTCAGTGACTGCGTGATTGACGTCCTTCTGGACGGTCACGGCAACCCTATCCAGCACTAA
- a CDS encoding Rad52/Rad22 family DNA repair protein produces the protein MNLDDLDAPFASEDIEWRIQQAGKNNNGIWAKVLAYVTNRAIMKRLDEVCGKAGWRNEYRDIPNNGGVECGISIKVEGEWITKWDAAENTQVEAVKGGRSGAMKRAAVQWGIGRYLYNLEEGFAVVSATRAPGFQYAKSKEVGVFYWKAPALPGWALPSGTPIERGQQPHDGHQQRDQATQSVDADKILAEFSAYAGSENDSERLKHRYEDTWKLLNGFTEHQNKCKDVTGIRLKELKQAA, from the coding sequence ATGAACCTTGATGATTTAGATGCGCCATTTGCCAGTGAGGATATTGAATGGCGCATTCAGCAGGCGGGAAAAAACAATAACGGAATCTGGGCCAAGGTGCTGGCCTACGTAACCAACCGCGCAATCATGAAGCGGTTGGATGAAGTTTGCGGCAAAGCTGGCTGGCGTAACGAATACCGCGATATACCGAATAATGGCGGCGTTGAGTGCGGTATTTCCATAAAAGTTGAAGGCGAGTGGATCACCAAGTGGGATGCGGCAGAAAACACACAGGTTGAAGCTGTGAAAGGTGGCCGCTCTGGCGCCATGAAGCGCGCCGCCGTGCAATGGGGGATCGGTCGTTACCTCTACAACCTGGAAGAAGGGTTCGCAGTGGTTTCAGCAACGCGCGCGCCCGGGTTCCAGTACGCCAAATCAAAAGAGGTTGGCGTGTTCTACTGGAAGGCGCCTGCTCTACCAGGGTGGGCATTGCCATCAGGAACACCAATCGAGCGGGGCCAGCAACCGCATGATGGTCATCAGCAGCGAGACCAGGCAACTCAGTCCGTGGATGCGGACAAAATCCTCGCCGAATTCTCTGCATACGCTGGATCTGAAAACGATAGCGAGCGGCTTAAGCATCGCTATGAAGATACCTGGAAATTACTTAACGGCTTTACTGAGCACCAGAACAAATGCAAAGACGTTACAGGCATTCGACTCAAAGAACTTAAACAGGCGGCGTAA
- a CDS encoding single-stranded DNA-binding protein, producing MASKGVNKVILVGNLGQDPEVRYLPSGGAVCSVTLATSESWRDKATGELKEQTEWHRVVLFGKLAEVAGEYLRKGSQVYIEGQLRTRKWTDQAGVEKYTTEVVVNVGGTMQMLGGRQGGGAAPAGGSPVQGGNQFSGGAQPRTQQQSAPAQSNEPPMDFDDDIPF from the coding sequence ATGGCTAGCAAAGGCGTAAACAAAGTGATCCTCGTCGGCAACCTCGGGCAAGACCCCGAGGTCCGTTATCTTCCGTCCGGCGGCGCAGTGTGCAGCGTGACGCTGGCAACTTCGGAGTCATGGCGAGATAAAGCCACTGGCGAACTGAAAGAGCAAACGGAATGGCACCGCGTCGTTCTGTTCGGAAAGCTGGCTGAGGTGGCCGGAGAATACCTGCGCAAGGGCTCTCAGGTTTATATCGAGGGCCAACTGCGTACACGAAAATGGACAGATCAGGCTGGCGTGGAGAAGTACACCACGGAGGTAGTGGTAAACGTCGGCGGCACAATGCAGATGCTTGGTGGCCGCCAGGGCGGTGGAGCGGCACCGGCAGGTGGCAGCCCAGTGCAGGGCGGAAATCAGTTCAGCGGCGGCGCACAGCCTCGCACACAGCAGCAGTCTGCACCCGCCCAATCTAACGAACCGCCAATGGACTTCGACGACGATATACCCTTTTGA
- a CDS encoding DUF1317 family protein: MTHAHDDIRVGTLCLPFIGNGWLMPWGEVVSNPLKAQRLAEEYRERQEAA, encoded by the coding sequence ATGACTCACGCTCACGACGACATCAGGGTTGGCACACTCTGCCTTCCCTTCATTGGTAACGGCTGGCTAATGCCATGGGGTGAAGTGGTCAGCAATCCATTAAAGGCGCAGCGGCTCGCTGAGGAATATCGGGAAAGGCAGGAGGCGGCATGA
- a CDS encoding phosphoadenosine phosphosulfate reductase family protein: MNNIPNQDIDALVKSGALFVSNHSGGKDSQTMLIKLLEVIPPKQIVVVHASLGAMEWPGALELAEKQAGGSGLPFIVARARKTLLEMVERRFANRPEVPSWPSASTRKCTSDLKRGPIQREVRAYAKANGFKVIVNCLGLRAQESPGRAKRQVFRKNETDSNSVLTWYEWLPIHELKVEEVFASIREAGQEPHYAYALGNERLSCVFCIMASRNDLRNGGRHHPELLEQYAALEAHTGYTMHMNRIPIKELAA, translated from the coding sequence ATGAATAACATCCCCAACCAGGACATAGACGCCCTCGTAAAATCAGGCGCCCTTTTCGTTTCAAACCATTCTGGCGGTAAAGATAGTCAAACGATGCTTATCAAGCTGCTTGAGGTTATCCCGCCAAAGCAGATCGTCGTAGTGCATGCTTCGCTTGGCGCCATGGAATGGCCTGGCGCGCTGGAGCTAGCCGAGAAGCAGGCTGGGGGTTCTGGACTGCCGTTCATCGTTGCCAGGGCGCGCAAGACCCTGCTGGAGATGGTGGAGCGACGCTTTGCGAATCGCCCAGAAGTGCCGAGCTGGCCGTCAGCTAGCACGAGAAAATGCACTAGTGACCTGAAGCGCGGCCCTATCCAGCGTGAGGTGAGAGCCTACGCGAAGGCGAACGGTTTCAAAGTAATCGTCAACTGTCTCGGTCTGCGCGCCCAGGAGTCCCCTGGCCGAGCCAAGCGTCAGGTGTTTCGCAAGAACGAAACTGATTCCAACTCGGTGCTGACCTGGTACGAATGGTTGCCAATTCATGAGCTGAAGGTGGAAGAGGTGTTTGCCTCAATTCGCGAGGCCGGTCAGGAACCGCATTACGCTTACGCGTTGGGAAATGAGCGTCTTAGCTGCGTGTTCTGCATCATGGCGAGCCGAAACGACCTGCGGAACGGTGGACGGCATCACCCAGAGCTGCTTGAGCAGTACGCAGCGCTGGAGGCGCACACCGGGTACACGATGCACATGAACCGCATCCCGATAAAGGAGCTGGCAGCATGA
- a CDS encoding MT-A70 family methyltransferase encodes MTGKYSLIYADPPWSYGNTISNGAAADHYSTMKLIDIKRLPVWELAAENAVLAMWYTGTHNQEAIELAEAWGFAVRTMKGFTWVKLNQNAELRINKALAEGEITDFYDFLDLLNAETRMNGGNHTRANTEDLLIATRGAWLERKHAGIKQVVYSPLGAHSEKPWEVRHRLELLYGDVPRIELFSRCAAPGWHHWGNQCATAAVELLPGCAIDAVKKEAV; translated from the coding sequence ATGACCGGAAAATACTCTCTTATCTACGCAGATCCTCCCTGGTCTTACGGCAACACCATCAGCAACGGTGCCGCCGCCGACCACTACTCCACCATGAAGCTCATCGACATCAAGCGCCTGCCAGTGTGGGAACTTGCCGCCGAAAACGCCGTGCTGGCGATGTGGTACACCGGAACGCATAACCAGGAGGCTATCGAACTGGCCGAGGCCTGGGGTTTTGCCGTTCGCACGATGAAGGGCTTTACCTGGGTGAAGCTGAATCAGAACGCCGAACTGCGCATCAACAAGGCGCTGGCCGAGGGTGAAATCACCGACTTTTACGACTTCCTAGATCTGCTTAACGCCGAGACGCGCATGAACGGCGGCAACCACACCCGGGCCAATACCGAAGATCTGCTGATTGCTACCCGCGGCGCCTGGCTGGAAAGAAAGCACGCCGGGATTAAGCAGGTGGTCTACAGCCCGCTCGGCGCGCATAGCGAAAAGCCGTGGGAAGTGCGCCACCGGCTGGAGCTGCTTTACGGTGATGTGCCGCGCATTGAGTTGTTTAGCCGCTGCGCGGCGCCGGGCTGGCACCACTGGGGAAATCAGTGCGCCACCGCCGCGGTTGAATTGCTACCCGGCTGCGCCATCGACGCTGTGAAAAAGGAGGCCGTATGA
- a CDS encoding HNH endonuclease: MTLTQNRLKEVLSYDPSTGVFYWLNPTAYCMHPGDVAGFVDYTGYAYIKVDKVKYSAHRLAWIYVYGHSPIEQIDHINNVRSDNRIVNLRLATRSQNMMNQPARKGSISGVKGVSWDKKMQSWRARCQANGERINIGWFDSIEEAAESLRVYRQQYHGEFANHGDHHDNRI; encoded by the coding sequence ATGACCCTTACGCAAAACAGGTTAAAAGAAGTGCTTAGTTATGACCCCTCAACAGGGGTTTTTTATTGGCTAAACCCTACTGCTTACTGCATGCATCCAGGTGATGTCGCTGGGTTCGTAGATTACACAGGCTATGCCTACATAAAAGTAGACAAGGTCAAATATTCAGCACATCGCCTCGCATGGATTTACGTCTATGGACACTCACCAATTGAGCAGATCGACCACATTAACAATGTCAGATCGGATAACAGAATTGTTAATTTAAGACTGGCCACACGCTCTCAAAACATGATGAATCAACCAGCCAGAAAGGGCAGCATTTCAGGGGTTAAAGGAGTTAGCTGGGACAAAAAAATGCAAAGCTGGCGAGCAAGATGCCAAGCCAATGGTGAAAGGATAAACATTGGGTGGTTCGACTCAATAGAAGAAGCCGCAGAAAGTCTCAGAGTTTATAGACAGCAATACCACGGCGAATTTGCTAACCATGGAGATCATCATGACAACAGAATTTAA
- a CDS encoding DUF1382 family protein, with amino-acid sequence MNRASPVDLRKSLDIANHLAHIGIRFVPIPVATEEEFQTLAAELSRRLEQMAVEAEKNEGGAA; translated from the coding sequence ATGAACAGAGCCTCGCCCGTCGATTTGAGGAAAAGCCTCGACATTGCCAATCACCTGGCGCACATCGGCATTCGCTTTGTGCCGATCCCGGTGGCGACCGAGGAAGAATTCCAGACGCTGGCCGCCGAGCTATCACGACGGCTTGAGCAGATGGCAGTCGAAGCAGAGAAGAATGAAGGCGGTGCTGCATGA
- a CDS encoding TraR/DksA family transcriptional regulator → MADIIDTAAEIEELQRNAALSAHRLNRNAVSAERCEECDEPIPEPRRAAVPGCQTCAECQGVIELKNKQRGM, encoded by the coding sequence ATGGCCGATATCATCGATACCGCAGCAGAGATTGAAGAGCTTCAGCGTAACGCTGCCCTTTCCGCTCACCGGCTGAACCGCAATGCCGTATCAGCTGAGCGTTGTGAAGAATGCGACGAACCAATTCCCGAGCCGCGGCGCGCTGCCGTTCCCGGCTGCCAGACGTGCGCAGAGTGCCAGGGTGTTATCGAACTTAAGAATAAGCAAAGGGGAATGTGA
- a CDS encoding phage protein NinX family protein, whose product MDYSKLGDFEINKLVGDVVFKGLWSCRPGTAGNKSDSWYYGNADASLNPLSPLPDYCNDAAAAWPIITANKISIYAMSEADKRGGWGAEAFHPNDAYSFNDNPLRAAMIVFLMMQESANVPANSTGSDLR is encoded by the coding sequence ATGGATTACAGCAAGCTAGGCGATTTTGAGATAAACAAACTGGTCGGCGATGTCGTTTTCAAAGGACTATGGTCATGCAGGCCGGGCACTGCGGGAAATAAAAGTGACTCATGGTATTACGGTAACGCGGATGCTTCGCTCAACCCGCTATCACCGCTTCCCGACTACTGCAACGATGCGGCTGCCGCATGGCCGATAATCACCGCAAATAAAATCAGCATTTACGCAATGAGCGAAGCGGACAAAAGAGGCGGTTGGGGGGCCGAGGCTTTTCATCCCAACGATGCATATAGCTTTAACGATAACCCACTTCGTGCCGCAATGATTGTCTTCCTCATGATGCAGGAGTCAGCCAATGTTCCAGCTAATTCAACGGGGTCAGATTTACGCTGA
- a CDS encoding DUF4222 domain-containing protein, with amino-acid sequence MFQLIQRGQIYADQHGWPVIIHSCTSQIVRYWRQGRINTASIDRFNNDFEHLDHREAAQIRAELETSEHIKLLRAQRAA; translated from the coding sequence ATGTTCCAGCTAATTCAACGGGGTCAGATTTACGCTGACCAGCACGGTTGGCCCGTCATAATCCACAGTTGCACATCACAGATAGTCCGATACTGGCGACAGGGCCGGATCAACACCGCTTCAATCGACCGTTTTAACAATGATTTTGAGCACCTCGATCACCGTGAGGCGGCACAGATACGCGCCGAACTGGAGACGAGCGAGCATATTAAATTGCTGCGCGCCCAGCGTGCTGCGTGA
- a CDS encoding methyltransferase yields the protein MRVDNEVLNVLSAAECNGPQLFLTGQLDRNLYTRTNKVLEAAGGKWNRKAKAHIFDTDASDRIEQIILTGDVVVPKDDFEFFPTPPAVAERVIELADIQNGMRVLEPSAGKGALALAAQQSALDVKVDMFELMPENNAHLHSMNIKNAKIGDPIDFLSVEPMASFDRIVMNPPFGRQADIKHVSHALKFLKPGGLLVSVMASSVTFRSNKLTTDFRQLIEERGGHIEELPEGAFKSSGTMVNTVIVVIPG from the coding sequence ATGCGAGTAGATAATGAAGTTCTGAACGTACTGAGCGCGGCAGAGTGTAATGGCCCGCAACTCTTCCTTACCGGTCAGCTTGATCGCAACCTCTACACCAGAACAAACAAAGTGCTGGAGGCGGCTGGAGGAAAATGGAACCGCAAAGCCAAAGCGCACATTTTTGATACCGATGCCTCAGATCGCATCGAGCAAATTATTCTCACCGGTGACGTCGTTGTACCAAAGGATGATTTTGAGTTCTTCCCGACCCCGCCAGCTGTAGCCGAACGAGTAATAGAATTGGCAGATATTCAAAACGGCATGCGGGTTCTTGAGCCAAGTGCTGGTAAGGGAGCCTTAGCGCTGGCCGCTCAACAATCAGCTTTGGACGTTAAAGTCGATATGTTCGAACTGATGCCAGAAAATAATGCTCACCTTCACAGTATGAATATCAAAAACGCGAAAATTGGTGACCCCATAGACTTCCTTTCTGTTGAGCCGATGGCATCTTTCGATCGCATTGTTATGAATCCTCCTTTCGGCCGACAGGCAGACATCAAGCACGTTTCTCATGCACTGAAATTCCTTAAGCCGGGCGGCCTGCTGGTATCGGTAATGGCTTCTTCTGTGACGTTTCGCAGCAACAAGCTGACAACTGATTTCCGCCAGCTCATAGAGGAGCGCGGCGGCCACATCGAAGAACTACCTGAAGGTGCATTTAAATCATCTGGAACGATGGTGAATACCGTCATCGTGGTCATTCCAGGCTGA